In the Leptospira neocaledonica genome, ATCGCAGCTTGTAGTCCTTTGCCTACATTCCTGAAGATCACCAAAAAACTATCTCCTTCCGATTTGAGAAGTATTCCATCATGATCTTCTATGATAGGCACTAAAACTCTTTCGGATTCGTGAATGGTTTGTAGAAAATGAATGATCCCGAATTTTTCTACTCCTCGTGAAAATCCTGAAAGATCAGTAAACATGATACACCAAACTTCTCCGAATAAGTCCCAGATGCGGGCGTCTATTTTTTCCTTGTCGGCACCAGGTTTTAATCTTTCTAAAACTAGGTTTTCCAATCTATCTTCGGATGCGCTTGCGAATATACTTCTTTTGAATGCCATAAGAATCGATTAGTAGAGCGCTTTAGATAGAATTCGTCGACCTATTTTTTGAAAGACTAATTCTTTAAAATCGGTTATTCTAGACAAGGAAGGTCGGAATGAGATTCGTTTGTGAACTAAGTTGGGAATACTGTGTATCAGGTTTTGCTCTTTATCAGTTAAAAATGAATTTCCTGCGTTATTATCCGATTGCGGGACTTGCATTTCTGATCTTCTGGGTTTGGAAAAAGGACTTTTTTCAGAAATTCAGAATCCAGAAGGATTTCCCTAAAAGAGAAAGAATCATTTTTGAATTAAAACAATCGGCGATTACTTTGGTTATGTTCAGCACGATTGCTGTTTCAGTATATATTCTTGGAAAATTGAAGATCCTTCATATAAAAACGTATAAGGACTTTGCTGAATACGGATTAGGTTACGCGATATTCAGCTTTTTGTTGCTTACTATTTGGCATGAAACCTGGTTTTATTGGGCTCATAGGATTATGCATCATCGAAAAATTTATCCTTATATACATTCAGTGCATCATCGATCCGTAAATCCTTCTCCCATGGCTGCCTATAATTTTCATTGGGTGGAGGCTTTTTTGGAAGGTGTATATGTAGTTCCAGCTCTATGTATCCTTCCTCTTCATTTTTATGTTTTTTTAATTCATACTTTTTATGCGATGATTATGAATATCTGGTGGCATCTAGGATATGAGTTCTTTCCAAAAGGTTGGACTATTCATCCGATCTTAAAATGGATCAACACTTCTACCCATCATAATCTTCATCACCAAAAGTTTCATGGGAATTACAGTCTTTATTTTAATTTTTGGGATAGAATAATGGGTACAAACTTTAAGGATTATTCCGAAAGTTTTGAGAATAGTTCGGATGTGGAGAAGAAGGAGGAGATCTCCGCGATCCCCTCTACCTATTTGCAAAAATCTTAATCTACTCCTTGATTCTGACTTT is a window encoding:
- a CDS encoding adenylate/guanylate cyclase domain-containing protein, whose product is MAFKRSIFASASEDRLENLVLERLKPGADKEKIDARIWDLFGEVWCIMFTDLSGFSRGVEKFGIIHFLQTIHESERVLVPIIEDHDGILLKSEGDSFLVIFRNVGKGLQAAIRMQKELLEYNKDKIPEEKILLCVGLGYGKVLKIGDSDVFGSEVNTASKLGEDTAEAGEILITQTVFDNAQDTGLKFEPIKDVPAGTHGAYRVLY
- a CDS encoding sterol desaturase family protein; protein product: MRFVCELSWEYCVSGFALYQLKMNFLRYYPIAGLAFLIFWVWKKDFFQKFRIQKDFPKRERIIFELKQSAITLVMFSTIAVSVYILGKLKILHIKTYKDFAEYGLGYAIFSFLLLTIWHETWFYWAHRIMHHRKIYPYIHSVHHRSVNPSPMAAYNFHWVEAFLEGVYVVPALCILPLHFYVFLIHTFYAMIMNIWWHLGYEFFPKGWTIHPILKWINTSTHHNLHHQKFHGNYSLYFNFWDRIMGTNFKDYSESFENSSDVEKKEEISAIPSTYLQKS